A single genomic interval of Zingiber officinale cultivar Zhangliang chromosome 4A, Zo_v1.1, whole genome shotgun sequence harbors:
- the LOC121972431 gene encoding pentatricopeptide repeat-containing protein At4g16835, mitochondrial-like: MWVLGEAAKVFDKFSNRDVVTWNVMIIGWIESDCPKDACGCFLHIVGEGVSLDETSFSTLLQDLAMLASWGQGATVHSLIVKTMCAQNQCVGSSLITMYVKCDSLEDAYWTFNVAKDQFNVVAWASMLTTFQQHGHGDKVIKLFDEIVDLEIDPNYITFVSVLSACNHNGFIDQGFRYYACMVDLLGRAGLLDEATQFIDAMPIQLDSFVWGALLVACRKFRNSELSSKVAQKLFRIESHMKQPRLLTQAQNIQYPSSTGDCFTT, translated from the coding sequence ATGTGGGTGCTTGGAGAAGCTGCGAAGGTGTTCGACAAATTCTCCAACAGAGATGTTGTAACTTGGAATGTTATGATAATCGGTTGGATCGAAAGTGATTGCCCCAAAGATGCTTGTGGTTGTTTCTTGCATATAGTGGGAGAGGGAGTTTCCCTAGATGAAACCTCCTTTTCTACGTTACTCCAAGATTTGGCCATGCTAGCTTCATGGGGTCAAGGTGCTACAGTCCATTCCTTGATAGTAAAAACCATGTGCGCCCAAAACCAATGTGTTGGGAGCTCCTTGATCACCATGTATGTAAAATGCGATAGCTTAGAAGATGCATATTGGACCTTCAATGTGGCAAAGGACCAGTTCAATGTTGTCGCTTGGGCATCCATGCTAACTACTTTCCAACAACATGGGCATGGAGACAAAGTGATCAAACTGTTTGATGAAATAGTGGATTTGGAGATCGACCCAAACTACATCACATTCGTTAGTGTTCTTTCAGCTTGCAACCACAATGGGTTTATCGACCAGGGATTCAGGTACTATGCTTGCATGGTAGACTTGCTTGGGCGAGCTGGCCTCTTGGATGAAGCAACACAATTCATTGATGCAATGCCAATACAACTTGATTCGTTTGTGTGGGGTGCTTTGCTTGTAGCTTGTAGGAAGTTTAGGAACTCGGAACTTAGTAGCAAAGTGGCACAAAAGCTCTTTAGGATCGAATCCCATATGAAACAACCCAGACTCCTTACTCAAGCTCAGAACATACAATACCCATCGAGCACAGGCGACTGTTTTACTACATAA